From Paraburkholderia sabiae, a single genomic window includes:
- a CDS encoding DUF2214 family protein: MLIRWLLAAVHLLGYGFALAAIIGRTRGLRRLRSPGDLPRVFLADNVWGITAVILIVTGLMRVFGGFEKGADYYLHEPLFHLKMAALVLILIFEIAPMMSLIRWRIAVRNGETPDISRAGKFARIGHWQSILLVVMVFAASGMARGIGAGAS; this comes from the coding sequence ATGCTGATCCGCTGGTTGCTGGCCGCTGTCCATCTGCTCGGTTACGGTTTCGCGCTCGCGGCGATTATCGGGCGCACGCGTGGACTGCGTCGTCTCAGGAGTCCGGGCGACTTGCCACGCGTGTTTCTCGCGGACAACGTCTGGGGCATCACGGCCGTCATCCTGATTGTCACGGGTTTGATGCGCGTGTTCGGAGGCTTCGAGAAGGGCGCCGACTATTATCTGCACGAGCCGCTGTTTCATTTGAAGATGGCGGCGCTCGTGCTGATCCTGATCTTCGAGATCGCGCCGATGATGTCGCTGATCCGCTGGCGCATCGCCGTGAGAAATGGTGAGACGCCGGATATCTCGCGCGCTGGTAAGTTCGCGCGCATTGGTCACTGGCAGTCGATTCTGCTCGTCGTGATGGTGTTCGCCGCGTCGGGGATGGCGCGTGGGATTGGAGCGGGCGCGTCGTGA
- the rnhA gene encoding ribonuclease HI, with protein sequence MSSDLIEIFTDGACKGNPGPGGWGALLRYGTQEKELFGGEANTTNNRMELMAVIAALEALKRPCKAVVHTDSQYVQKGISEWIHGWKKKGWVTAAKAPVKNADLWKRLDALTQQHELEWRWVKGHAGHPENERADALANRGVASLADL encoded by the coding sequence ATGAGTTCTGATCTGATCGAAATCTTCACCGACGGTGCCTGCAAAGGTAATCCCGGCCCCGGCGGCTGGGGCGCGCTGTTGCGCTACGGCACGCAGGAAAAAGAACTGTTCGGCGGCGAAGCGAACACGACCAACAACCGGATGGAACTGATGGCCGTGATCGCCGCGCTCGAAGCACTGAAGCGTCCGTGCAAGGCGGTCGTGCACACCGATTCGCAATATGTGCAGAAAGGCATCAGCGAATGGATTCACGGCTGGAAGAAAAAAGGCTGGGTGACGGCCGCCAAGGCGCCCGTCAAGAACGCCGACCTCTGGAAGCGACTCGACGCGCTCACGCAGCAGCATGAACTGGAGTGGCGCTGGGTCAAAGGTCACGCGGGCCATCCGGAGAACGAGCGCGCGGATGCGCTCGCGAATCGCGGCGTAGCATCGCTGGCGGATCTCTGA
- a CDS encoding glycosyltransferase family 4 protein encodes MRIAQIAPLHEAVPPKLYGGTERVVSYLTEALVELGHDVTLFASGDSQTSAKLEAFWPQALRLDPTIRDVMAPHMLLLEEVRRRAEEFDVLHFHIDYYPFSLFARQPVPFLTTMHGRLDLPELQPVFNTFSDVPVVSISDNQRQPLQQANWLSTVYHGLPENVLTPIPNVEPGYLAFLGRVSPEKGLDRAIRIAGQAGMKLKVAAKIDKADRAYYEEVIKPLMALPHVEYIGEIGEAEKREFLGNAHALVFPIDWPEPFGLVMIEAMACGTPVIAFKRGSVPEVIENGVSGFVVEDEISAVAALKRLDQLPRAGVRKAFEERFSSKVMAQNYLNTYEELLRAKRRTVLREVNAG; translated from the coding sequence ATGCGAATCGCTCAAATCGCTCCCTTGCACGAGGCGGTTCCTCCCAAGCTCTATGGCGGAACGGAACGCGTCGTGTCCTACCTGACGGAAGCGCTGGTCGAGTTGGGACATGACGTAACGCTCTTTGCGAGTGGCGATTCGCAAACCTCGGCGAAGCTTGAAGCCTTCTGGCCGCAAGCTTTGCGTCTTGACCCGACGATCCGCGACGTGATGGCGCCGCACATGCTGCTGCTCGAAGAAGTGCGCCGCCGTGCGGAAGAGTTCGACGTGCTGCATTTCCACATCGACTACTACCCGTTCTCGCTGTTCGCGCGCCAGCCGGTGCCGTTCCTGACGACGATGCACGGCCGTCTCGACCTGCCCGAACTGCAGCCCGTGTTCAACACGTTCAGCGACGTGCCCGTCGTATCGATCTCGGACAACCAGCGTCAGCCGCTGCAACAGGCCAACTGGCTGTCGACCGTGTATCACGGTCTGCCGGAAAACGTCCTCACGCCGATCCCCAACGTCGAACCGGGCTACCTCGCATTCCTCGGCCGCGTGTCGCCGGAGAAGGGTCTCGACCGCGCGATCCGCATCGCCGGCCAGGCAGGCATGAAGCTGAAGGTCGCTGCAAAGATCGACAAGGCCGACCGCGCCTACTACGAAGAAGTGATCAAGCCGCTGATGGCGCTGCCGCACGTCGAGTACATCGGCGAAATCGGCGAAGCCGAAAAGCGTGAGTTCCTCGGCAACGCGCATGCGCTGGTGTTCCCGATCGACTGGCCGGAGCCCTTCGGTCTGGTGATGATCGAAGCAATGGCTTGCGGCACGCCCGTGATCGCGTTCAAGCGCGGCTCGGTGCCGGAAGTGATCGAGAACGGCGTGTCGGGCTTTGTCGTCGAAGACGAAATCAGCGCGGTCGCAGCCCTCAAGCGTCTGGACCAACTGCCGCGCGCAGGCGTCCGCAAGGCGTTCGAAGAACGCTTCTCGTCGAAGGTGATGGCGCAGAACTACCTGAACACGTACGAAGAACTGCTGCGCGCGAAGCGCCGCACGGTGCTGCGCGAAGTCAACGCAGGCTGA
- a CDS encoding transglycosylase SLT domain-containing protein: MRFIFCALLVLTLAACASQGPTTTSLSTASNPANQQAVADALRKTATAKETINVDQGSVDQLTSQDSDLWGRIRRGFQMPDLQSDLVDMQANWYAQRPDYVQRMTERSQKYLYHIVEELEARHMPTELALLPFIESAYNPQALSVAKAAGMWQFVPGTGRTYNLKQNMWQDERRDVLASTSAALDYLSRLHDMFGDWYLALAAYNWGEGNVQRAIARNEAAGLPTDYQSLRMPMETRNYVPKLQAVKNIVTNPQVFGLTLPSIPNHPYFVTVTTSHDIDVDTAAKLANMTPDEFRSLNPSFKKPVILGATQPQILLPFDNASAFERNLKSYTGSLSSWTTYTVTERSRPAAIAEKIGVDADTLMAVNKIPAGMRLKPGSTIVVPRADDDDEDISADVAEGAVLAMEPDVPDTRKMLIRVRRKQSMALLADRYDVSIGQLKAWNRTKRDMVMPGQVVVLHVPVGKAMPSEPGPQKLATVPVGGGVEKASAQVADTRSESRYDKKRGRGHSGVVKVSEPVEKAKPAAAKGKVTKVSTEAAGKASKADSGSRHKVSANAKKGK; this comes from the coding sequence ATGAGATTTATCTTTTGCGCGTTGTTGGTCCTGACGCTCGCCGCCTGCGCGAGCCAGGGACCTACGACGACTAGCCTTTCCACTGCTTCCAATCCTGCTAACCAGCAAGCCGTAGCCGACGCCCTTCGCAAGACAGCCACCGCCAAAGAAACCATCAACGTCGACCAGGGTTCCGTCGATCAGTTGACGAGTCAGGACAGTGATCTCTGGGGCCGTATCCGCCGTGGTTTTCAGATGCCTGACCTGCAGAGCGACCTCGTCGACATGCAGGCGAACTGGTACGCGCAGCGCCCGGACTACGTCCAGCGCATGACCGAACGGTCGCAGAAGTACCTGTATCACATCGTCGAAGAACTCGAAGCGCGCCATATGCCGACGGAGCTGGCGCTGTTGCCGTTCATCGAATCCGCGTACAACCCGCAGGCGCTGTCGGTCGCGAAGGCAGCGGGCATGTGGCAGTTCGTGCCGGGCACGGGTCGCACGTACAACCTCAAGCAGAACATGTGGCAGGACGAGCGCCGCGACGTGCTCGCGTCGACCAGCGCCGCGCTCGACTATCTGTCGCGTCTGCACGATATGTTCGGCGACTGGTATCTGGCGCTCGCCGCGTACAACTGGGGTGAGGGCAACGTGCAGCGCGCCATCGCGCGTAACGAGGCAGCCGGTCTTCCGACGGACTACCAGAGCCTGCGCATGCCGATGGAAACGCGCAACTACGTGCCCAAGCTGCAGGCGGTCAAGAACATTGTGACGAACCCGCAGGTCTTCGGGCTCACGCTGCCGTCCATTCCGAATCACCCGTACTTCGTGACGGTGACGACGTCGCACGACATCGACGTCGACACGGCGGCGAAGCTCGCGAACATGACGCCCGACGAATTCCGCTCGCTGAATCCGTCGTTCAAGAAGCCGGTCATTCTTGGCGCGACGCAGCCGCAGATTCTGTTGCCGTTCGACAACGCTAGCGCCTTCGAACGCAATCTGAAGTCGTACACGGGTTCGCTGTCGTCGTGGACGACCTACACGGTCACCGAGCGCAGCCGTCCCGCCGCGATCGCCGAAAAGATCGGTGTCGACGCCGACACGCTGATGGCCGTGAACAAGATTCCGGCGGGCATGCGTCTGAAGCCGGGCTCGACGATCGTCGTGCCGCGCGCCGATGACGACGACGAAGACATCAGCGCGGACGTCGCCGAAGGTGCCGTGCTCGCGATGGAGCCGGACGTGCCCGACACGCGCAAGATGCTGATTCGCGTGCGCCGCAAGCAGTCGATGGCGCTGCTCGCCGATCGCTACGATGTCTCGATCGGTCAGTTGAAGGCGTGGAACCGGACGAAGCGCGACATGGTGATGCCGGGGCAGGTCGTCGTGCTGCACGTGCCCGTCGGCAAGGCAATGCCGAGCGAGCCGGGTCCGCAGAAGCTGGCGACGGTCCCCGTCGGTGGCGGCGTAGAGAAGGCGAGCGCTCAGGTCGCAGACACCCGTTCCGAATCGCGCTACGATAAGAAACGAGGCCGCGGCCACTCGGGCGTGGTGAAAGTGTCGGAACCGGTCGAGAAGGCCAAGCCTGCTGCCGCAAAAGGCAAGGTGACGAAGGTTTCGACGGAAGCGGCCGGCAAGGCGTCGAAGGCCGATTCCGGTAGCCGCCATAAGGTATCGGCCAACGCGAAGAAGGGCAAGTAA
- a CDS encoding class I SAM-dependent methyltransferase, which translates to MSDRSIIDWPAWTTSPPGRYVLEWEQAQLDRVVSDVFGYHALQLGLPQLDALRENRMPCRGLVLDAESGASAPYTFPRGVAGGLPERHAPAGRSAVWCDLLDLPFEAQSVDLIVMPHTLEFTRDPHRLLREAERVLMPEGQLIILGFNSLSLWGARQSVGKVAGKPFVPAAHDLIAFTRLKDWIKLLGFDLERGRFGCYRPPLVGEKWLSRYQFMEAAGDRWWPIFGAVYMVTAIKRVRGMRLVGPLKVKKPVLAAGLAPAATPNTRNKTQ; encoded by the coding sequence ATGTCTGACCGATCGATTATAGACTGGCCTGCCTGGACCACCTCCCCGCCCGGACGCTATGTGCTGGAGTGGGAGCAGGCGCAGCTCGACCGCGTCGTGTCCGACGTCTTCGGCTATCACGCGCTGCAACTGGGCCTGCCGCAACTCGACGCGCTGCGCGAAAACCGCATGCCGTGCCGCGGTCTCGTGCTCGATGCCGAGAGCGGCGCGAGTGCACCGTACACGTTCCCGCGCGGCGTCGCGGGCGGCCTGCCCGAGCGTCATGCGCCGGCTGGACGCAGCGCCGTCTGGTGCGACCTGCTCGACTTGCCGTTCGAGGCGCAGAGCGTCGATCTGATCGTGATGCCTCACACGCTCGAATTCACACGCGATCCGCACCGGCTGTTGCGCGAAGCCGAGCGAGTGCTGATGCCCGAAGGCCAGCTGATCATCCTCGGCTTCAATTCGCTGTCGCTGTGGGGCGCGCGGCAATCGGTCGGCAAGGTCGCGGGAAAGCCGTTCGTGCCCGCCGCGCATGACCTGATCGCGTTCACCCGCCTGAAAGACTGGATCAAGCTGCTCGGTTTCGACCTTGAACGCGGACGCTTCGGCTGCTATCGTCCGCCCCTCGTCGGCGAAAAATGGCTGTCCCGCTATCAGTTCATGGAAGCCGCGGGCGACCGCTGGTGGCCGATCTTCGGCGCCGTCTACATGGTCACGGCGATCAAGCGCGTGCGCGGCATGCGCCTCGTCGGACCGCTGAAAGTGAAGAAACCCGTGCTGGCCGCCGGCCTCGCGCCCGCCGCCACACCCAATACCCGCAACAAGACCCAATGA
- the gloB gene encoding hydroxyacylglutathione hydrolase, translating to MNSLEYVPVPAFDDNYIWVVSDGHHAVVVDPGDAAPVKAYLSERGWRLSAILLTHHHADHVGGVADLLNGQDVPRDLPVYGPAGETIPWLTVRLQQGDTVHIAAPSLDFTILDVPGHTSGHIAYFQAADLRGTPHVFCGDTLFACGCGRLFEGTPAQMLTSLDSLAALPGDTEVHCAHEYTLSNIRFALACEPDNAKLQAWRDEATALRARQVPTLPTTIAHERAVNPFLRAGEASVQAALADQLHESVPDRLAAFTLMREWKNRFR from the coding sequence ATGAATTCGCTCGAGTACGTGCCCGTCCCGGCGTTTGATGACAATTACATCTGGGTCGTGTCGGATGGCCATCATGCCGTCGTCGTCGATCCGGGCGACGCCGCCCCGGTGAAGGCGTATCTGTCAGAACGGGGATGGCGGCTGAGCGCTATTTTACTCACGCACCATCACGCCGACCACGTCGGCGGAGTGGCCGATCTGCTGAATGGCCAGGATGTGCCTCGGGATTTACCCGTCTATGGGCCCGCCGGCGAGACGATTCCCTGGCTGACGGTGCGTCTCCAGCAAGGCGACACGGTGCACATCGCTGCACCTTCGCTCGATTTCACGATCCTCGACGTGCCCGGTCATACGAGCGGCCATATCGCGTACTTCCAGGCCGCCGATCTGCGCGGCACGCCGCACGTGTTTTGCGGCGACACGCTGTTCGCCTGTGGCTGCGGCCGGCTGTTCGAAGGGACGCCCGCCCAGATGCTGACCTCGCTGGACTCGCTCGCCGCGTTGCCCGGCGATACGGAAGTTCACTGCGCGCACGAGTACACGCTGTCGAATATCCGCTTCGCGCTTGCCTGCGAGCCGGACAACGCAAAGCTGCAAGCCTGGCGCGACGAAGCGACTGCGCTGCGCGCGCGCCAGGTCCCGACGCTGCCCACCACGATCGCCCATGAACGCGCCGTCAACCCGTTCCTGCGCGCGGGCGAGGCGTCCGTGCAGGCGGCGCTCGCGGACCAGTTGCATGAATCGGTGCCGGACCGGCTGGCCGCTTTCACATTGATGCGGGAGTGGAAGAACAGGTTCCGCTAA
- the dnaQ gene encoding DNA polymerase III subunit epsilon → MRQIILDTETTGLNARTGDRIIEIGCVELVNRRLTGNNLHFYVNPERDSDPGALAVHGLTTEFLSDKPKFAEIANELRDFLQDAELIIHNAPFDIGFLDAEFALLGLPPFSKHCGEVIDTLVRAKSMFPGKRNSLDALCDRFGISNAHRTLHGALLDSELLAEVYLAMTRGQESLVIDMIGEAAGGEAGGTQRVKLDTLELVVLAASDDELSEHEALLDGLDKALKGTSVWRTQPVAENASANADAQIA, encoded by the coding sequence ATGCGCCAAATCATCCTCGATACGGAAACGACAGGACTGAACGCGAGAACGGGCGACCGCATTATCGAAATCGGCTGCGTCGAGCTGGTGAACCGCCGGCTGACGGGCAACAACCTGCACTTCTATGTGAACCCGGAGCGCGACAGCGATCCGGGCGCACTGGCCGTCCACGGCCTGACGACGGAATTCCTGAGCGACAAACCCAAGTTCGCCGAAATCGCCAACGAGCTGCGCGACTTCCTGCAGGACGCGGAACTCATCATCCACAACGCGCCTTTCGATATCGGCTTTCTCGACGCCGAGTTCGCGCTGCTCGGCCTGCCGCCCTTCTCGAAACATTGCGGCGAGGTGATCGACACGCTGGTGCGCGCGAAGTCGATGTTCCCAGGCAAGCGCAATTCGCTCGACGCGCTGTGCGACCGCTTCGGCATCAGCAACGCGCACCGCACGCTGCACGGCGCGTTGCTCGACTCGGAACTGCTCGCCGAGGTGTACCTCGCGATGACGCGCGGCCAGGAAAGCCTCGTGATCGACATGATCGGCGAAGCGGCCGGCGGCGAAGCGGGCGGCACGCAGCGCGTGAAGCTCGACACGCTCGAACTCGTCGTGCTGGCCGCATCGGACGATGAGCTCTCCGAGCATGAAGCGTTGCTCGATGGTCTGGACAAAGCGTTGAAGGGAACGAGCGTGTGGCGCACGCAACCAGTCGCCGAAAATGCGTCCGCAAACGCCGATGCGCAAATTGCTTAA